CCGTCTAGAAGGCCTGAACCAAAACCACCAACGCGAGATTGGCAACGTCGCCGCTGGAATACAGGACACCGTGGATGGTGGCCGGCCGCGGCGCAAATTTCTGCTGTTTCCCCTACTCCTCGCCGCACGCTGGCCCGCGCAgatgtcttcttcttccccgtcaCCTACCAATACCATTAGTCCATTACGCGGGGCCCGGTTTCCCACCGATACAAGAAGGCCGGCCACCACACCCACACCAGACCAGAAACGCTCTCAACTCGATCCATTCCTAcccaatccaatccaaccCATCGCATATCACCTGATCCTCCAGTGCTGTCTGCCATTACAGCGTCCGTCGCTGTTAGCCTAAGCGAGGCTTTGGCTTATCTGAGTTATCTCTGGTGAGCGTGGGCATGAGCcgggggagcagcagcaagctgAGGTGGCTGTggagggcgccggcgcgggcgctgGGCCGGGCGCGGGACTTGTACGTGCGCAGCGTCACGGGCTGCGCGCGCTACGTCCCCTCCGACGCCGCGTTCGGCGCTtacccggtgccggcgccgctgcccaGGAGCTACAGCTGCGGCTCCCACtggggcgaggacgacgacctCCGGGAGCTCATCCGCATCCGCATCCGTGCCGCGTCgcagaggcagcagcagcgggccCAGGCCGTGCCCGTGGGAGTGGCCAGGAGCCAGAGCACGGCGGGCCGGCtgccggcgtccatggcgcGCATCGACGAGGACGCGCCGTGCGAGTtcggctccggcggcagcgccagTGGCGAGGGGATGTACTCGAGGAGCCGGAGctacgtcggcggcggcgccgaggggATTAGAAGGTCGAGGTTCCACGGGAAAGTGGCGACCTTCGGCTGCATGAGCTAGTGAGCTGCCGCTGGTTGATCCTCGATCGATCCCCTCATGCGCGATCGTGTGTTCCCGGCCGCATGCCATTGTATTTGCTGCTCTGATCTCTTCAAATTTGGGATTTTGCGCTTGTAAATAATACTAGTAGTGCGATCTAGGGATGAATTCTTGAgtgttttatttgtttcatttcGTTATCCGTGTTACAAATTCCATGAACTCCTTGGTCCTtgtctattttttttgcttactTTTAAATGTCTGAGATTCCGAATTGACCAGCCTCCGGTGTAGATATGTCTCACCCACCGCTGAGTCACCGGTCACCTAAGCTCGATCGACTCGATGGgcgccgcgacgccgccggTACCGTTTTTGCAGTGGGTGGGCGCACGCAGGATATATCGTGACATGTTTTCTTAGCCGTGGGCCATGCATGAGACACTGACAGCATCTGTTGCCTTGACCCTCCTATTGTCGTCCAAGGGCACCAATGGTTCATCTTTATTCGCGAGTTTTATCATTACCTCTTGCCGTGTTTCATTTCGTGAATGTTTACCCACGTGTTCTTTTTCTCGGTGTCTGGTTTTTTCTGTGTATTATGTCAGGGAACGTACTTTGATAGAGAAAACGATTACATAATGATCTTTCCGTTCTAAATGTGAATTCATAGTCAACTTCCTATCCAATAACTATATATGGAATCCCGGTTTTTCAAACCGTGTGGCTCGACTTTACGCAGAAATAGGAATTATCTTTCCATTCCAAATGTAAATACGAAATCAACTTTATATCCATAAACTATACTGCTATTGTATCCCGTTCTTCAAACCGTGTGATTCGACTTTACGCATGCAGGAACGTGAACTTAAAGCTTGATGAATTATAGATAGTGCTTGGCTATTTCTCTGTTGTCTAACTTTTAagcaaaaaaatttaaattgaAGTTGACGAACCAGATCCATTGATGCGGTCCATCcccgctctctcctctcccacaTGATATCGTTGAATTAAGATTCGACAGTCAAGCACATCAACTGATTTCTAACTAGAAATCAATCAACTTGTTTTGTAACGTAATCGGTTGACTTGCCAATAGCAAAACTGATCAATTAATAATGACAGTAAGCTAGTGAGAccgagataaaaaaaaaaaatcaataggGTGTGGCTATATCCCAGACTTCTGATTTTTAAGGAAAATGTTTAAATCTAAGTTAACGAATCACTATCAGAGGCGTTGTATTAGTTTCAAGATTCcaaagtatttttttatttttttttcaaatcttaaagcacaaacCATATCCAACAGTTAAGAAATCAACTCAtgtctaactaaaaatcagacgaCTTTGATATAACAAAACcgaaatgaaaaaaatttcattatcaaaattatttttgtaagTGGACCGTAACCGCCCCCAGCCTTGtatctagtttttttttttagggaacgGCCCTGTATCTATTCCCTCTCgatccaaatataaatgtatctattcttaaaacgtctagatataaGTAATATTTCaataacaatttaggatcggagggagtagttaactCATCGAGGACTTGAGGGTGAACTTTTTCTACACGCCCTAGGCGATGATGAACTTTTTCTAGACCAGCCAAGCCCTGCAGCCCAGACGAAGCTAACAAGGCCTAAAGAGCTCTCGGCCCGATTAGTAGTTCGAAAACCATCGGCCCAGTCGAAAGATATTTCCCTCTCACTTTGTgccgcagcggcagcacgCGTGCACGACGACACCTTATCCGCATACTCTCTCTTTCTTCCGCGCAAAGACGAAGCGAACGAACGATGCGTCGCCACCACCACTCTTCGCCTCTCCCGCTCCCACTCGGATTCCGcagctccctccctcctccccgccgacccAACGACAACGGCGATGCCGTCCCCCACATGCTACCTCCTCCTAAACCCTTCCAGagcccaccgccgcctcctgccgtccccccgcccccccgccgccgcccgctgcgGCCGGCTCCGCGTCTCCTGCGACGTGCCGCGGCAAGGgggtgacggcggcggggcgaaGCGTGGGGTCATCCCCTCCGGAGACGGCAAGGGGAAGAAGCGGGTCGTGTTCTTCGACGCCGCGCCGCCATTGGCGCAgcagagcggcggcgaggaggggaAGGTGAAGAAGGCGGAGCCGAAGCAGGATGGCGCggcgctgcggctgctgcggcgggcGACCAAGCGGACGCTGTCGGTCCTCTCCAACCTCCCGCTCGCCATCACCGAGATGTTCGCCATTGCCGGCCTCATGGCCTTGGGTATGGCTCCTTAACACCCAGTAATCTCGCGATACTGCTGGTCCGATGAATGAATCGCGAGGTGGTAGTGCTTGCATTGTGAAATTTTGTGATCGGGATCGCAGGCACGGTGATTGACCAAGGAGAGGCGCCGAGCTACTACTTGGAGAAGTTCCCCGAGGACAACCCGGTGTTGGGCTTCATCACGTGGAGGTGGATCCTCACCCCCGGCTTCGACCACATGTTCTCATCGCCGGTcttcctcggcctcctcgCGCTACTCGCGGCCTCTCTGATGGCCTGCACCTACACCACCCAATTGCCCATGGTGAAGGTCGCGAAGAGGTATGTTATGTCCTTCTGATGGGCTATTGGGCTGACTGACTGATCAGATGACCAATTAACAGCATCAGGTGCCAATTGTTGCTGTACTTGCAGATGGTCGTTTATGAGTTCAGGAGGAAGCATTAGGAAGCAAGACTTTTCTGACTCGCTTCCCCGCGCATCCATTCAGGATTTGGGGGTCATCTTAATGGGCGCCGGATATGAGGTAATTGTCACCTTCAGTGCAGTACAATTCCCCCAAATTGCTGTTCTTGCCTTCTTGGCATGTACATTATTTCCGCGCTTGATATTTTGCAGGTCTTCACTAAGGGGCCATCTCTGTATGCTTTCAAGGGGTTGGCTGGCCGGTATGCGCCTATTGGCGTGCACTTAGCGATGATTCTTGTCATGGCAGGCGCCACACTTACTGCGACCGGAAGCTTTAAAGGCTCAGTGGATGTTCCCCAAGGACTGAATTTCGTCATCGGAGATATCATGAAACCAAAAGGCTTTCTCTCGGTCGCGCCGGATGTTTTCAACACAGAAGTCCACGTTAATCGGTTCTACATGGAGTACTATGACAGTGGAGAGGTAGCCACCTTGCTTGGTACATGTCTCTTGTGTGCTCATTGTGACACTAGATTGATAGGTAAACATATGTTCTCGTTGCCAGGTTTCGCAATTTTATAGCGACCTTTCACTTTTCGACCTTGACGGCAAAGAAGTAATGAGGAGGACGATCAAAGTGAATGATCCCCTGAGGTATGGTGGGATCACAATATACCAAACAGACTGGGGATTTTCAGCACTACAAGTGAAGAAAAACGGCGAAGGCCCTTTCAATTTGGCCATGGCCCCCTTGAAACTGAATGGTGATAAAAAGCTTTATGGAACATTCTTGCCACTTGAAGACTCTGATTCTTCTTCAAGTGTGAAGGGAATGTATGTTCAAAGTTTCATGCGTTAATTTTGCATTTGAGCCATTAACTATGACTTATTAACTTCTTTTCTTGGTGACCTGCAGATCAATGCTTGCTCGAGATCTGCAGTCTATTGTGTTGTATGATCAAGATGGTAAGTTTGTAGGGGTTCGTCGGCCAAGTTCAAAATTGCCCATTGAAATCAACGGCAATGAAATACTAATTGAAGACGCTATTGGCAGTACAGGTCTCGATCTTAAGGTCAGGACTATAGATATCACGCTTCCCTTTTGATGACATTTGTGCATGTTGCATGAACCACTAAATGCGTCTTGTGTTCTCCTTTTCGTCAGACCGATCCTGGAATTCCTGTTGTTTATGCTGGATTTGGCGCACTCATGTTGACAACCTGCATTAGCTATCTTTCACATGCTCAGGTGTGTGCAAATACGGCAGTTCTGTTTTCATTCTTGTTCTAGACAAGAACTTTATTAACTGTCAGAATTTGTGATTTAATATTTCCTAGTTATGGGCATTGCAAGACGGAACTACAGTAGTCATCGGAGGGAAGTCAAATCGAGCAAAGATTGAATTTTCTGATGAGATGAACCGGTTACTCAATAAAGTACCAGAGTTGATCAGTGTTAATGAGAAAACAGTAGATAATAAATCAAGTGCTACATGAGGGATTCTCTTTATTTGGTTGGGACCGTTCAAACACACTGAGACATTTTTGTGGGTTGAGGTTGGAATTCAGAAACAAGACGCAGAGAACCAAAAATCATACTGTACTATCTTCTTGCTGAAGACTGAAGATAGGTCATGCTGCAATTTAAGTTCTTATTCAACATCAAGGCGAAATTGGCGTAAAGATGAAATAACGTTCATTCTAATGGATCTATGGTGTTCTTGCATCAAGACAGAGCTGATTCTGTCCTGTGTTACTACAGAACAAAGTGATAAAATTATACCCTGAAGATGAACAATTGGTTCTGTTACTGAATTTTTGGGTAACATGTTGCAACTTGTAGGTGTAGCCATACAAACTCATTGAAAAATGACACTAGATACTTTGATTGTTATAAACAACTTCCGTTCCTATCATTGTTTCTGTGGTCGGTGCGGTATCAACTGCTTCTCGATTGTATGTCAAGTTGTTGTCAGTACCTGACATTTTCCATTCCGGTCAAATTAACGCTCAACATAAACTAACAAAGGGGATTCTTCTGCTGGTAAGCTTCGATCTCCGAACCCAATGATGAGTTTCAGGTGGGATTATTTATCTATAATCAGCATCTACTGACATGTGGTGATGCC
This is a stretch of genomic DNA from Brachypodium distachyon strain Bd21 chromosome 1, Brachypodium_distachyon_v3.0, whole genome shotgun sequence. It encodes these proteins:
- the LOC100838736 gene encoding uncharacterized protein LOC100838736, whose amino-acid sequence is MSRGSSSKLRWLWRAPARALGRARDLYVRSVTGCARYVPSDAAFGAYPVPAPLPRSYSCGSHWGEDDDLRELIRIRIRAASQRQQQRAQAVPVGVARSQSTAGRLPASMARIDEDAPCEFGSGGSASGEGMYSRSRSYVGGGAEGIRRSRFHGKVATFGCMS
- the LOC100824637 gene encoding cytochrome c biogenesis protein CCS1, chloroplastic, with the translated sequence MPSPTCYLLLNPSRAHRRLLPSPRPPAAARCGRLRVSCDVPRQGGDGGGAKRGVIPSGDGKGKKRVVFFDAAPPLAQQSGGEEGKVKKAEPKQDGAALRLLRRATKRTLSVLSNLPLAITEMFAIAGLMALGTVIDQGEAPSYYLEKFPEDNPVLGFITWRWILTPGFDHMFSSPVFLGLLALLAASLMACTYTTQLPMVKVAKRWSFMSSGGSIRKQDFSDSLPRASIQDLGVILMGAGYEVFTKGPSLYAFKGLAGRYAPIGVHLAMILVMAGATLTATGSFKGSVDVPQGLNFVIGDIMKPKGFLSVAPDVFNTEVHVNRFYMEYYDSGEVSQFYSDLSLFDLDGKEVMRRTIKVNDPLRYGGITIYQTDWGFSALQVKKNGEGPFNLAMAPLKLNGDKKLYGTFLPLEDSDSSSSVKGISMLARDLQSIVLYDQDGKFVGVRRPSSKLPIEINGNEILIEDAIGSTGLDLKTDPGIPVVYAGFGALMLTTCISYLSHAQLWALQDGTTVVIGGKSNRAKIEFSDEMNRLLNKVPELISVNEKTVDNKSSAT